The nucleotide window CGGTGGTGGGGAGGGGAGGATTCGAACCTCCGTAGGCTTCGCCGACAGATTTACAGTCTGTTCCCTTTGGCCGCTCGGGAACCTCCCCAAAAAAACAAGCCCCTCATCCATGATGGAAGCCGTCAGCCTGCTCTCCCAATCCCGATTCCAAGATGCTCTCTACTTCTTCAATGCATGGAGCCGATGGCCGGAATCGAACCGACAACCTACTGATTACAAATCAGTTGCTCTACCGATTGAGCTACATCGGCGAAGAGATTTTCCTCAACCGATGGAAATGAAATAGAAATCAGAACTGTCTGATGATATGGACAGATCCGAAGTGCATCAAAAGTAAAATGTTAAAATAGATTATTTTATTTATAATTTCAAGTAAAAAATTACTTTTCATCATTTATTTTTGTTTCCCGCGCCTTTTGCGCACGACCTCATACAGGAGCAGGGACGCCGCAACCGAAAGATTCAAGGATTCCGCCCCCCCTTTCATGGGGATCGAAACCATCCGGTCACAGGTCTCTTCAACCAGCCTGCGAAGGCCCCTCTCGCCGCCTATAACCAAGGCAATGGGGCCGGAAAAATCCATATCCATATAGCATTCCCTGGACTGGGCGCAGGCCCCGATCATCCATATCCCTTTGTTTTTCAAGGACTCCATGGCCCTCACCAGGTTTGTGACCCTGGCCACGGGAACTTTCTCAAGGGCCCCGGCAGACCGTTTGAAGGCCACCGCTCCGAGAGGAGCCGTCCCCCGGTTCTGCACAATAACCCCATGGACTCCGGCGGCCGCAGCTGACCGGATCACGGCCCCCAGATTACCGGGGTCCTCCACATGATCCAGAATCAGAAAAAACGGGTCTTCTCCTTCCCTTAAAGGGATATTTAACAGATCATTTAGCGAATATGTGTCTTTTTTGCTGCATAGGGCAACTACTCCCTGGTGGTGTCCCGCCTGGACCCGTTCATCCATGCGGCTCTTCTCCTCGAAACAGAGTTCAATTTGGTTTTTCTTTGCTGCATGAATGATCTT belongs to Nitrospirae bacterium CG2_30_53_67 and includes:
- a CDS encoding 23S rRNA (guanosine(2251)-2'-O)-methyltransferase RlmB gives rise to the protein MSDYIYGIHPVEEVLCSRGRSVERIWIQRGAKNPRLQKIIHAAKKNQIELCFEEKSRMDERVQAGHHQGVVALCSKKDTYSLNDLLNIPLREGEDPFFLILDHVEDPGNLGAVIRSAAAAGVHGVIVQNRGTAPLGAVAFKRSAGALEKVPVARVTNLVRAMESLKNKGIWMIGACAQSRECYMDMDFSGPIALVIGGERGLRRLVEETCDRMVSIPMKGGAESLNLSVAASLLLYEVVRKRRGKQK